The following are encoded in a window of Dysidea avara chromosome 4, odDysAvar1.4, whole genome shotgun sequence genomic DNA:
- the LOC136253206 gene encoding uncharacterized protein, which translates to MKLLTVLIGCFLIVISCQMRFGNAAPTDVEDEDPVDDEESVKDKEPFHEISKRSTSSAVTEYIEAMQGARNYHFTHYRCRLRSIFLRAQEKVHMMPVTPCRIIHNPLPPALQQRYDQLSSPMCTDVTHLWAMLYNILLNSNYNDVHIRHLVCQISQAIYHLETINRFLARPYCPTFSINEYILIFNAWFNYYTLHSPPLYCTLRTLQASTFRLQDYRGRGVHMSDANPSETSLLDCNWQVCGPPPPGARNDANPGPLS; encoded by the exons ATGAAACTACTCACAGTGCTCATAGGATGTTTTCTGATCGTCATCAGTTGTCAGATGCGATTTGGTAATGCTGCTCCTACTGATGTGGAGGATGAAGATCCAGTGGACGATGAAGAGTCTGTGAAGGATAAAGAGCCTTTTCATGAGATTTCCAAACGATCCACCTCCTCTGCTGTGACTGAGTATATTGAAGCAATGCAGGGTGCCAGAAATTATCACTTCACTCATTATCGCTGTCGTCTGCGTAGCATATTTCTAAGAGCTCAAGAGAAAGTTCATATGATGCCC GTAACTCCATGTAGAATAATACACAATCCTCTTCCGCCAGCACTCCAGCAACGTTACGACCAACTAAGTTCACCGATGTGTACAGATGTCACACATCTCTGGGCAATGCTATACAACATACTACTAAATTCTAATTATAATGATGTGCATATAAGGCACCTTGTATGCCAAATCTCACAAGCAATCTACCATCTTGAGACAATCAAT AGGTTTCTAGCACGGCCATATTGTCCAACGTTCTCCATTAATGAGTATATACTAATATTTAATGCTTGGTTCAACTACTACACGCTCCATAGTCCTCCTCTGTATTGTACGCTGAGAACATTACAAGCAAGCACATTTCGGTTGCAAGATTACCGTGGCCGTGGTGTTCATATGTCGGACGCCAATCCTTCTGAGACTAGCCTTTTAGACTGTAATTGGCAAGTTTGTGGTCCACCACCACCTGGAGCCCGTAATGATGCTAATCCCGGACCTTTATCATAA